TTTCAGACACTTTCTTTCTTTTTTCTCGCAGATTTAACTATTTTTCTTTCTGGTCAGCGTCTTTTCCCACAGATTTCACGGATTTCACAGATTTATTTTGTATTTTTGCACTCCAAAACATTAAGATAACAATAAATATGAAGAAAAAGAATGGTATGAAGGTGGCACTTGCATCAACGGTCATGCTGCTGATGGCAAGTCCGGCTTTCGCCCAAAAATACAAGGTGGCAAAGGTGGAGAGAACCCGGATATTGGTTGATCAGAAATGGGATGCACAGCCTGATGCTGAGGCTGCCAGGTTTATCGCTCCTTATAAGAGTAAGGTAGACAGTATCATGGGTCCTGTTGTAGGTCATATTGCTCATGATATGACCTGTCACCGTCCGGAGAGTGAACTCAGTAACTTGCTCTGTGACATCCTTGTATGGGGTGGCAAGCAGTTTGAAGAACAGCCTGTTTTCGCTGTTTACAATATGGGTGGCATCCGTTCTAATCTTGCCAAGGGTAAGGTTACTGTAGGCGATGTGAACGATATGGCTCCTTTCGAGAACAAAATCTGTTTCCTGACCCTGAAGGGCGATAAGGTTCTGGAGCTTTTCCAGCAGATAGCTCATCGTGGCGGCGAAGGCTTGAGCCATGCTGTAAGAATGGTTATCACCAAGGATGGCAAGCTGAAGAGCGTTACACTGAACGGTGAACCAGTTGTTCCGGAGAAGAGTTACCGCGTTGCAACCCTCGATTATCTTGCCGAAGGTAATGACCAGCTCGTTGCCTTCAAGAGCGGAACCGATGTCTTTGCTCCTAAGCAGATAGAGAACAATGTGCGCTACATCATCATGAATTATTTCCGTGAGATGCAGGCACAGGGCAAGATGGTGGAATCTAAGATTGAAGGCCGCTGCGTGGTAGAATAGTTGATAGTTAATAGTTTATAGTTGATCAT
This Segatella copri DSM 18205 DNA region includes the following protein-coding sequences:
- a CDS encoding 5'-nucleotidase C-terminal domain-containing protein — protein: MKKKNGMKVALASTVMLLMASPAFAQKYKVAKVERTRILVDQKWDAQPDAEAARFIAPYKSKVDSIMGPVVGHIAHDMTCHRPESELSNLLCDILVWGGKQFEEQPVFAVYNMGGIRSNLAKGKVTVGDVNDMAPFENKICFLTLKGDKVLELFQQIAHRGGEGLSHAVRMVITKDGKLKSVTLNGEPVVPEKSYRVATLDYLAEGNDQLVAFKSGTDVFAPKQIENNVRYIIMNYFREMQAQGKMVESKIEGRCVVE